ggaggtcacattgtttgggcatggggagggtgttgcagtttaggaagtcaaaccagggcaggatcttcactgtgaatggcggggagctgggggaatgtgtggagccgagggatctaggagttgggccgaagggcctctttccaacgctgtatcactctatgaatctatgacaaagtgctggagtaactcaacgggtcaggcagcatctgtggagagaatgaatgggtgacattttgggtcgagacccttctttggtttagtttagtttagagatacagcgcggaaacagatctTTTGGCCCgcagaatccgcgccgaccagcgattctatcactagcactatcctacgcacattagggacaatttaacaatattGCGGAGGCCAACCGATCTACAACcgtaaacgtctttgaaatgttggagaaaaccggagcagccggagtaaAAACCatcacaggtcaaggggagaacgtacaaactccacatggacagcacccgtagtcaggatggagcccgggtatctggcggtgaggcagcagctgtcccgctgcgccactgtgccgcacagaaTTGTATTAGTGATAAAtaatgcatcccagagtacttaaggaagtagccccagaaatagtggatgcattagtgatgatttttcaaaactctttagattctggagtagttcctgaggattggagggatgctaatgtaaccccattttttaaaaagggaaggagagagaaaacggggaattacagaccagttagtctaacatcagtagtggggaaaatgctagagtcagttattaaagatgggatagcagcacatttagaaagtggtgaaatcattggacaaagtcagcatgaatttatgaaaggtaaatcatgtctgacgaatcttatagaatttttttcgaggatgtaacttgtagagtggataagggagaaccagtggatgtgttatatctggacattcagaagggttttgacaaggtcccacataagagtttTCGATgcaaacgtaaagcacacggtattgggggttcagtattgatgtggatagagaactggctggcagacaggaagcaaagagtaggagtaaacgggaccttttatgaatggcaggcagtgactagtggggtaccgcaaggctcagtgctgggaccccagctatttacaatatatattaatgatttggacgagggaattgaatgcaaaatctccaagtttgcggatgacacgaagctggggggacagtgttagctgtgaggaggatgctaggaggctgcaagttgacttggatagtttgggtgagtgggcaaatgcatggcagatgcagtataatgtggataaaggtgaggttatccactttggtggcaagaacaggaaagtagactattatctgaatggtggccgtttaggaaaaggggagatgcaatgagacctgggtgtcatggtacaccagtcattgaaagtaggcatgcaggtgcagcaggcagtgaagaaggcgaatggtatgttagcattcatagcaaaggatttgagtagtaggagcagggaggttctactgcagttgtgcagggccttggtgagaccacacctgaagtattgcgtacagttttggtctcctaatctgaggaagaacattcttgccacggagggagtgcagagaaggttcaccagactgattgctgggatggcaggactttcatatgaagaaagactggatagactcggcttgtactcgctagaatttagaagattgaggggggatcttatagaaacttacaaaattcttaagggtttggacaggctagatgcaggaagattgttcctgatgttggggaagtccagaacaaggggtcacagtttaaggataagggggaagtcttttaggaccgggatgagaaagttttttttcacacagagactggtgattctgttgaattcactgccacagaaagtagttgaggccaagtcactggctatatttaagagggaaatggatgtggcccttgtggctaaagggatcagggggtatggagagaagggaggtacaggatatggagttggatgatcagccatgatcatattgaatggcgttgcaggctcgaagggccgaatggcctactcctgcacccattttctatgtttctttataacggtttcctccgcgaTAAACgcactcaatatgtgctagtaatgtcctgtttgccagattGTTGaccctgtgttcccctcctgcagggtttaggagccgttgctgtggacggagagtcggggacgtgagcggccattgagggcggccagggtgccgttgggctcccccatctgctcggtgtgcgggctgagcttcgatggaggaccaacaAGTTAAATTGACATGTGTGGCAAGGTGTGGCGGTGCCTGAGCGAGCTGGAGGCCCACCGGCtgctgcacacgggagaacgtccCTTCAACTGCAGCAAGAGCTTCACTCACTACAAGTACTTGCAGGGGCACAACAGCATGCACTccagcgagaggcccttcacctgctccaactgcagcatgagcttcaagacggcgaatcACCTGAAGATACACCggcaggtgcacacgggcgagaagccctatggctgctccacctgcgacaTGAGCTTTGTCCAGTTGTCGGGGCTAAGGCAGCACCTGCTGGTGCACAGCAGTgaacggcccttcacctgctccgactgcggcaaaggcttcaagtcgtccaatcACCTGAAgaggcacaggcgcctgcacgccagcgagcgcccctacacctgcagcgactgcggcaaaggcttcacccagtccaaagacctgctgtcccaccggcgcctccacaccggcgagcgcccctaccgcTGCGACCAATGCGGCAagcgcttcacccactccagcaccctgctggagcaccagcgcacccacactggggaGCACCCCTACCGCTGCaccgagtgcggcaagagcttcatccagtccagtcacctgctggaccaccagcgcacccacactggggagcggccctacacctgcgcccagtgcggcaagggcttcacccagtccactcacctgctggagcaccagcgcacccacaccgcggagcggccctacacctgcgacCAATGCGGCAAGTACTTCATCTGCTCCAGCAgcttgctgtcccaccagcgcacccacaccagagAGCGCCCCTacgcctgtgcccagtgcggcaagagcttcacccactcaagcaccctgctgtcccaccagcgcacccacaccggggagcgcccctacgcctgtgtccagtgcggcaagagcttcacccggtccagtcacctgctgatgcaccagcgcacccacactggggagcggccctacacgtgcacccaatgcggcaagggcttcatctgctccagcagcctgctggtgcaccagcgcacccacaccggggagcgcccctacatctgcacccagtgcggcaagggcttcacccgttctagtcacctgctggagcaccagcgcacccacaccggggagcggccctacatctgcacccagtgcggcaagggcttcacccgttctagtcacctgctggagcaccagcacacccacactggcgagcgcccctacacctgcgtccagtgcggcaagggcttcaccagctcctccAAGCTACtggcccaccagcgggtgcactccggcgaccgtcccgttcccagcccggtgtgtggagagcgctttgccatggcctcccatgccctgtctcaccagcgcgtgcacaccagtggccagccctacgactgcccgtactgtggtgagtcgtttgacagcttgcgggggttgcggcaacaccggcggacccacgcagGCGAGCAGCtgatcccactgtgacaagagagcacgggggctgtgggagaaccagcggatacacaccggagagagaccctttgtgtgcgctgagtgtggcaagggtttcacccacatgtccagcctgtggcagcactggcgttccacagcggtgagcgtcccttcccctgcccgtcctgtggtaagggcttcacctgccttgaccacctgctggagcaacgacaagtccacaccggccagtgccccttcacctgcccgctctgtggcaaggcttttgcccgctcctccagcctgctggcacaacgccacatggatagataggcgctgtttaagtagacacaaaatgttggaaggaatgggtaacgtttctgggtcgagacccatcttcagtgtcgacctgaaacgtcacccattccttgtctccagagatgctgcctgtcccgtcgtctccgtgcattccattctctaggcccccatcctctcatcttcatcatggatgtccagtcactctacacctccatctcccaccaggatggtctcaaaggcctccggttcttcctcgaccggagaagcaacctatacccgtccactggaactctcctccgcttagcggacctggtccttaccctcaatacacaagggggcgctcctctgtgtgcagccatgtcagcagcacgtcagtttttccagcttttttttattttttagtatgttttaaagtgtgtattttgtgtttcttcgtgtgttttgtgtggggggtggtgtgggggggtaagggggaaaccgctttggtcgcctcctccatggagaagcgactttttccaggtcgcctcccccgtggcctaacatcaaggatcgacgcggcctttcccggagacacgcccggggcttcagcggcgggcgcagcgtggactctcgatgtggagcgggttagccctcgctggaggggagcgctccgtttcgctggcccggggcagccggcagcctgaagtcgcagcctgaagtcgcggtctgcagagctccagctggtgcagcgtctacagcccgggatccctcgtgggggacccgggggaagaagaagccatcactgccggcccgcggccaacttctaccgcgggtgcggcatggacttaccatcacccctggaggggagcttcgaccgccggccctgcagtctacggtgcttctggctgcggcggggactttaaatctcgaccgccggcctgcggcctacaacaatctaaagccgcggtctccggtgaggaagagccgatcctggactgactctggactctggtcctgtacacggggggtaaatggaggaggactggccaaatttttgtgccttccaccacagtgatgaatgctgtggtggatgtttgtgttacagttttattgtgtgttctttattattgtactgctgctgacaacccaaatttccaccaaccctggttgtgtggcaataaattatatctatctatctatctatcaatagcCTTGtttaactcctcccatttccttcaaatacaaggcgtagctatgggcacgcgcatgggccccagctacgcctgcctctttgtctggtacgtcgaacaatccttgtttgaggcataccagggccccatccccgacctctacctccgctacatcgacgattgctttggtgccacctcctgcacctacacacaactgactgactacatccacttcaccactcacctccatccggcactcaaatacacctggaccatttccgacccttccctaccattccttgacctcactatctccatcgcaggtgatagacttctgaccgacatccactataaagcccactgactcccatggctatctagactactcttcctcccaccccgcttcctgtaaggactccatcccctactcacaattcctccgtctacgccgcatctgctcccaggatgaggtgttccacaccagggcatcagaaatgtccccattcttcagggaacgcggGTTCCACTCCCCTCCTATAGATGAGGCGCGCACTAGGGTCACTTccttaccccgtaacactgctcactCTCCCCATGCTCCcaatcgcaacaagggcagagtcccccatgtcctcacctttcaccccactggccgtcacatacaacaaaaagtcctccgtcagtttcgccacctccaacgtgaccccaccattcgccacatcttcccatctcccccccgtctgccttccgcaaagaccgttccctccgtaactcccttgtcaatccttccctcccgcaccaccccctccccgggcactttcccttgcaatcgcaagggttgctacacttgtcgctttacctcccccctcgactgcattcaaggacccaagcagtcgttccaggtgtgccagaggttcacctgcatctcctccaacctcatctattgcatctgctgctctagatgtcagctgatctacatcggtgaaaccaagcgtaggcttggcgatcgtttcgccgaacacctccgctcggtccgccttaaccaacctgaccttccggtggcccagcacttcaactccgtacctgacctctctgtccggggcctcctccatggccagagtgaggcccaccctaaattggaggaacagcacctcatattccccttggggagtctgcatcctgctggcaagaacattgaattctcacaattctgttagcccttgctgtctcctccccttcccagctccccctcagccctcgggctcctcctttttcctttcttctcccccgccccaccccccatcagtctgaagaagggtttcggcccgaaacgttgcctatctccttcgctccatagatgcggctgcacccgcggagtttctccagcatttttgtgtaccttcgattttcccgcatctgcagttccttcttaaacaacatgctgcctgacccgctgagttactccagcactctgaaatgtcacctatccatgttctccagagatgctgcctgacccactgagttacttcagcactctgaaatgtcacctatccatgttctccagagatgctgcctgacccgctgagttactccagcactttgtgttagtcgtagagtgatacagtgtggaaacaggccctttggcccaacttgcctacaccgaccaacatgtcccagctacactagtcccatcggcctgtgtttggtccatatccctccaaacttgtccaatccatgtaactgtctaactgtttcttgggatggtaccagcctcaactacctcctgtgacagtttgttccacacacccaccaccctctgtgtgaatgtacccctcagtttccttttaaatcttttccccttcaccttgaacccatgtcctctggtcctcgaatcccccactctgggcaagagattctgtgcatctaactaaactgtgttctatgcaagattccagcatctgcagtttcttgtgtctccctcacctatatccacctatcacttctgaagaagggtctcaacctgaaacttcacccattccttctctctagagatgctgcctgtcccgctgagttactccagcattttgtatccacctatcacttgccaggctttgccctgccccatctctcttttccagcttcctcccctcaccctctccacacagtctgaagaagggtcctgacttaagtgttgtctgtccattccctctaaagcggtggaggaactcagtgggtcaggccgcatctgtagagggaagggaatctaagacgaccactcccacctctcctttccaactttctccaccccccacaccaagcagtctgaagaagggtcctgacctagaatgttgccagtccatgttctccagacgtgcaagttactccaggagattgcgtctctctttgtaaaccggcatctcctGTTCCTTCTTTACGTATGAGAAGAggaaaaccatataacaattacagcattgaaacaggccatctcggcccttctagtccatgccgaacacttatcctcccctagtcccatctacctgcactcagaccataaccatccattcctttcccgtccatatacctacccaatttatttttaaatgataacatcaaacctgcctccaccacttccactggaagctcattccacaccgctactactctctgagtaaggaagttccccctcatgttacccctaaacttctgtcctttaattctcaaatcatatcctcttgtttgaatcttccctaccttcaatggaaaaagcttatccatgtcaactctgtctatccctctcatcattttaaagacctctatcaagtccccccttaaccttctgcgctccaaagaataaagacctaacttgttcaacctttctctgtaacttagttgctgaaacccaggcaacattctagtaaatctcctctgtactctctctattttgttgacatctttcctataatttggcaaccatacttcagaattggcctcaccaatgccttgtacaattttatcattacatcccaacttctatactcaatgctctgatttataatggCCAGCactccaaaagctttctttaccaccctatctacatgagattccaccctaAGGGAacaatgcacagttattcctagatccctctgttcaactgcattcctcaattcgctaccatttaccatgtacgtcctattttgatttgttctgccaagatgtagcacctcacttatcagcattaaattacatctgccatctttcagcccactcttccaaatggcctaaatctctctgtagactttgaaaatctacatcattatccacaacaccacctatcttagtatcatctgcatacttactaatccaatttaccacaccatcatccagatcattgatgtacatgacaaacaacagtggacccaacacagatccctgaggcaccccactagtcacctgcctccaacccgacaaacagccatccaccattaatctctggcatctcccattcagccactgttgaatccatcttgctactccaccattaatacccaacaattgaaccttcttaaccaaccttccatgaggaaccttgtcaaaggccttactgatgtccata
The genomic region above belongs to Amblyraja radiata isolate CabotCenter1 unplaced genomic scaffold, sAmbRad1.1.pri scaffold_418_ctg1, whole genome shotgun sequence and contains:
- the LOC116969930 gene encoding zinc finger protein 229-like — protein: MCGKVWRCLSELEAHRLLHTGERPFNCSKSFTHYKYLQGHNSMHSSERPFTCSNCSMSFKTANHLKIHRQVHTGEKPYGCSTCDMSFVQLSGLRQHLLVHSSERPFTCSDCGKGFKSSNHLKRHRRLHASERPYTCSDCGKGFTQSKDLLSHRRLHTGERPYRCDQCGKRFTHSSTLLEHQRTHTGEHPYRCTECGKSFIQSSHLLDHQRTHTGERPYTCAQCGKGFTQSTHLLEHQRTHTAERPYTCDQCGKYFICSSSLLSHQRTHTRERPYACAQCGKSFTHSSTLLSHQRTHTGERPYACVQCGKSFTRSSHLLMHQRTHTGERPYTCTQCGKGFICSSSLLVHQRTHTGERPYICTQCGKGFTRSSHLLEHQRTHTGERPYICTQCGKGFTRSSHLLEHQHTHTGERPYTCVQCGKGFTSSSKLLAHQRVHSGDR